ACATCGCCGTCGGCGCCGTCGGGAAGATAACCGAACCCGAACAGGCCGACGAGATAATCCGGAATGGGAGAGCCGACCTCGCCATCCTCGCGCGCGAACATCTCCGCAATCCCTACTTCTCCCTGGAGGCCGCCCACGAACTCGACGAGGACGTCGAGTGGCCGGTGCAGTACCAGCGCGGGACGTTCGAGTAGGCGCGGCGGAACGAAACCGGACGAAGCGGAACGGGTTCCATCCCACCCGCCCCCGCGGCGGCGACAGTTTTTCTCTCCGGGTCGCAAAGGATGGTACATGAGCGACCCACGCGACCGCGACCGTGACCCCGACGACGACCTCGCGGACCTCCTCGCCGACCTCGACCGGACGCTCGGCGACCTCCGGGAAGAACTCGAAGCGCGAGAGCGAGACGGGACCGCCGGAGGCGACGACGGCCGGGACGACCGAGACCGACCCGCCGGGAGACGAGAGCGACGCGACCGCCGCGGCGGCCCGACCGCGCGGCAGGCGGAGCGCTACGGCTACCGGCGGCGTGAACGGGGGCGACGCGAGGACGGTTCCCGCGACGACGGCGACCGCCCGATACCGCGCCCGCCCTCGTTCGGCGAGATGCTCCGCTTCACCGAGGAGTACACCATCCCCACGATAATCTCGATGCTGGAGGCGACCGTCCGCTCCTTGGAACTCCTCCGGAGCGTCCTCCGCCTCGCCGACCCGCAGCGCTCGGCGTTCGACGCCGACGACCGGCGGCGCTCGACGACGGAGCGACTCGCCACGACAACGATGGGACGCGAGGCGCTCTCCGGCGTCGACCGCGCCATCGACGACCTGCGGGACGCCCTCTCGGGCCTCCCCGAGGAGGAGGAGTCCCGGAGCATCGTCACCGACGCCCGCGACCTGATGGGCGAGATAGAGGCCCGCATCGACGAGGCCGAACGCGACCGGAAGCGCTCGAAGTACGGCTACCGAGAGCGAGAGTCCGACCGCGGACGCGACGAGGGCGGACGGCGGGGCGGAGACGGCGACCGAGGGAACGGGCGCGACGGGCGGGGCGACTCGGCGGTCATCGACGTGACCGACGAGGACGAAGAGGACTCTCCGCAGGTCGACGTAGACG
This Halogeometricum sp. S3BR5-2 DNA region includes the following protein-coding sequences:
- a CDS encoding DUF7547 family protein, giving the protein MSDPRDRDRDPDDDLADLLADLDRTLGDLREELEARERDGTAGGDDGRDDRDRPAGRRERRDRRGGPTARQAERYGYRRRERGRREDGSRDDGDRPIPRPPSFGEMLRFTEEYTIPTIISMLEATVRSLELLRSVLRLADPQRSAFDADDRRRSTTERLATTTMGREALSGVDRAIDDLRDALSGLPEEEESRSIVTDARDLMGEIEARIDEAERDRKRSKYGYRERESDRGRDEGGRRGGDGDRGNGRDGRGDSAVIDVTDEDEEDSPQVDVDAELESIRREVRGDDGADAESNGTRSSDAGDGGDGGDDER